Part of the Novosphingobium sp. KA1 genome is shown below.
TAACCCTGCTCGGGATGGGGCCTATCCTCGATGATCTTCTCTACCAGCAGCGACAGCATCGGCCCGATCCGCGCTGCTTCCTCGCGGATCTTCGCCGGCGTCCATTCCCGGTAGCGCCTGTGGCTCGACGGCATGTGCTCCGGGATCGTCGTGTGCCGCCCGTTGCCGGACCCGCGCATGTGCACCGCGATGCGCTCGCCATCGAGGAAGATTTCCACGGTGCGCACGGTGAAGCGGGCCTCGACCTCGCGGCGGGCAAAGCGCCAGGGCACAGAGTAATGATGGCGGTCGAGCGCGATGTGGTAGTCGAGCCCGACCCGGCACCGCTTCCACTCGGCGTGAACCCATGGCTCCGCCGGCAGCGGCTTCAGGTTCGGCGCGTCGATTTCCTCGAACAGCTGGCGCCGCGTCTTGCCGAACTGGCGAAGCACGCGCCTCTCGTTGAGATCCGCAAGACATTCGGCGATCGCGGCGTTGACCTCGGCCAGGCTGTAGAAGATCCGGTTGCGCAGGCGCCCCAGCACCCAGCGTTCGACAATGCCGACGCAGGCTTCCACTTTCGCCTTGTCCTTCGGCTTCCTCGGCCGCGCCGGCAGCACCGCCGTGCCGTAGTGGCGCGCCAGGTCGGTGTAGCCGCGGTTGACCATCGGGTCGAAGTGGCAGGCCTTGATCACCGCGACCTTGGCGTTGTCGGGCACGAGAAGCTGGGTGACGCCTCCAAAGTACCGGAACGCGGCATTGTGCCCCTCGACCCAGTCAGGGAACTGCTCGGTCCAGGTCGCACAGGCGAACGACAGGCTCGAGCCGCCCAGCACCGCCACGAACAGATGGGCACCGCGCACCTCGCCGGTACGGCGATTGACCACGACCGGCACCGTGTCGCCGGCATAGTCGACGAACATCTTCTCGCCGCCGGCGTGGCTCTGGCGCATGACCAGCGGCAACCGGCCTTCCCAGCGGCGGAACAGATCGCACCATCGGCTGTACCGATAGCCGTCCGGGTGCGCGGCGTAGTATTCCTCCCAGAGGACCTGCAGCGTCACGTGCTTGCGCTTCAACTCACGCGCCACCACCGACCAGTCCGGTTCCGGCTGCTTGCGCCGCCCCGGCTTCACACCGGACACGCCATAAAGGCGCCCCTCCAGATCGGCGTCGGTCATCTCCGCCGGAACCGGCCAGGTCAGTCCCGACCACCCGAACCGCCTCAACGTGTCGCGGACCGTCGTAGGCCCAACGCCGACCCGCTCTCCAACCACCCGTGTCGAAAGCCCCGCATCCAGGCTCAAACGCAAAATCTCGCGCACATGGCGCATCGCTACCCTCCTCGTCGGCATCCATTTCCTCCGGCCGTTATCCGACCGGCGAAATGGCCCAACGATCAGGTGCTCCCCACCGCAAACTGCGCGCGATCATCTCGGAATGCTGCGCGGACAATTCTCGGAACGCTGCGCGCGATCATTTCGGAATCCCGCGCGCCTTCAAATCGGAATGCTGCGCGCGATGACCTCGGAATCCGCAACCTCGTCCAATGGCTATGGGAGGAGTTCGAAATCTCGATCAGCAAGCAGGCGCTGGGGCATGAACTCCGGACCATGGGCTATCGCAAGCTCTCGGCCCGGCCACGCCATCAGGGGCAGCGCCCTGAAGATATTGCCGCTTTTAAAAAGCCTTCCCCGCCCGTCTGGCGCAAATCCGAAGGCGCCTGCCCAAAGGCACCCCGATAGAACTGTGGTGGCAAGATGAGGCCCGGATCGGGCAGAAAACGCAGATCACCCGACGCTGGGCCAAGCGTGGCACCAGACCCGTTGCGCCCCGTGATCTACGCCGGGCTTCGGCCTGGATCTTCGGCGCAATATGTCCTGCTGAAGGGAAAGGTGCGGCGTTGGTCATGCCACGCTGCAACAGCGAGGCCATGGACATGCATCTGGCAGAAATCAGCAGCCAGGTCGCACCCGGTGCTCACGCCGTGCTCATGCTCGATCAAGCCGCGTGGCACATGTCCGGCAAACTCGACATTCCGGCCAATATCACCCTCCTGCCGCTGCCGCCCAAGTGCCCCGAACTCAACCCCGTAGAAAACGTGTGGCAGTTCATGCGCGATAATTGGCTCTCGAACCGCATCTTCTCGTCCTACGACAACGTCGTCGATCACTGCTGCCACGCCTGGAACCGCCTCATCGATCAGCCATGGCGCATCATGTCAATCGGGTTACGCCAATGGGCGCATGGGTCATGATCAGAGAGTCTTGGTATGAGCCTCGGTTTCGGGGTCTGATCTGCTGATTTTCGTCGGGGAGGCGCCTTCACAGGCCATCTTTGGCGTCACGCGGGCGCAATTCGCCCCTCGAGCCAGGCCAGGCGCTGGAAGTTATAGGCAAGGTTGGTCATGCCGATCTTGATGCGGGCACGAGCAATACCGATGGTGCGCACCACCAGACCCATGCGGTGCTTTTGCCCGGCAAAGACATGCTCGACGGCGGAGCGGACCGCCGACCGCTTGGCATTGGCGCGTGCAATACGCTCAGGCATCGCTCGGCGGTGCGGCTTGCGCTGGTGGATGTGGCTGGTGAACATGCCCTTGGCGAGAAAGGCTTCGTTCTTCTTGGAGCGGTAGGCCGTATCGGCCCATACCCCCGAGGCCGTGTTGTCCGGACTGATCAGCGCCGGCAGCCTTGCGCCATCGTGGGCATTGGCGGCGCTGGCATCCCAGGTGCGGATCAGGCCATGCGCCCGGTCGATGCCGATATGGTTCTTGTAGCCGAACATCGGGATGGCCAGATCGACCGGCTTGAAGGCCTTGGGGTCCGCGCCTTCTTTGACCTTGGCCTTGGTGTACTTGACGCTCCAGCGGTAAGCGTCCGGTTTCTCCCGTCATTGAATTGCGCCCCCTTGCCGGCTTTGCTAAACCGAAGCATAAATCCAGTCATGCCCGCATGGCTCGCCCTTATCGTCATGACGCTCAGTGCATGGGCCACAGTGATGTCGTTCCGCGCGAATAGAGAGGCCAAGCAAACAGGTCGCCTCCGATTCTTGTTCTGGCACATCCCTGGTTGGGGGGAGCGCGATCGTAATCCGACTTTTTTCAAGTTCGCTTTGGCGCAGGATCATTACAGAACCTTCTTTTTTGGTCTGCTGACTATCGTGACTGGAGCGTTTTTCCTTGAGGCTATCGGTGTGATCTATTGATTGAGACGAAGGACCGTTCCCACCAAAATCAGCCGCTAATTACAGTGGCGCCGACCATCGCCAAGGCAGCAATTCGTCGATCCGGTTGATCGGATGCCCGTTGCCGATGCGGTCCAACACATCAGCAAGCCATTCCTGCGGATTGACGCCATTGAGCTTGGCCGTCTCCAGCAGCGAAAGCATGGAAGCGGCGCGCTCACCTCCGCAATCGGCGCCAGCAAAAAGCCAGTTTTTGCGGCCCACGGCTATGCCCCGGAGGGCATTCTCCGCCGGATTGTTGTCGATCTCCAGCCTGCCGTCCTCGGTGTAAGAGAGCAACTGCGGCTTCAGCCTCACTGCATAACGCAGCGCTTCGGCTAGCGGTGATCGGGCCGAGGCCTTGGACAACACATCGTCGGCCCAGGCGAAGAAATCCAGCGCCTTGAGTTTCGAGAGTTTACGAGCCTTGCGACGGAAATCTGCTGGCTCACGCACGATCTGCCGCTCGACATCGTAAAGTTCGCCGATCATCCGCAGCCCCTGAAGCGCGGCCGAGTTCGGGTCTGCCTTGTAGACATCGTTCAGTTTACGTCGGGCATGCGCCCAGCAAGCAACGGGCGTGATCGGCGCCGGTTTGCGGTCACTCGCGTAGAGACGCTCGAAACCGGCATAGGCATCGGCCTGCAGGAAGCCTGCAAAGGCCTTGAGATGTTCGCGCGGTCGCTCGCCCTTGCGATCGGGGCTGTAGCGGAACAGCGCTGCCGGCTTATCCAGATGGCTCCATCGTCGGTTATCGCGAAGGTAGACTCATAGTTGCCCCGTTGCCGTCTTCCCGGTCCCCGGCGCCAGCACGGGAACGGGTGTATCGTCGGCGTGGAGCTTCACGCTGGCCATGACGTGATCGGCGATCCGATCGACGATCGGTTGCAGCAGCCAGCTTGCCTGACCCAGCCAGTCCGCCATCGTCGAGCGGCTGATCTCGACACCCTCTCGCGCGTAGATCTGCGATTGGCGGTACAGAGGCAGGTGATCAGCGAACTTGGAAACGATGACGTGGGCCAGCAGGCCGGGACCAGCACGGCCGTGCGGCACGGGAAGCGCCGGGGCCGGCGCCTGGCTGATCATATCGCAGCGGTTGCAGGAAAGCTTGGGCCGGACATGACGGACGACGCGGAAGCGACCGGGGACATACTCCAGCACTTCGGTCACGTCCTCGCCGAGCTTGCCCATCGTGCCCCCACAGGCGGAGCAGCCGTCGGCATCCGGTGCTGCATGCATAACCTCATCGCGAGGAAGGTGGTCGGGCAGTGGTGCACGGCGAGGCTTGCGAGGGGCAGTCCTGGCCGGGGCTTCTTCGGGCACATGGCCGTCGACCACACACTCGGCATGGGCATGCTCGGCCTCGAGATCCTCCAGCGTCAACTCGAGCTGATCGCCTTGAAGAGCAAGGCGCTCCGACGACTGACCGAACTTCATGCGCCGGAGGCGGGCCAGTTGGACCTTGAACTTCTCGATCTGAAGCGCCGTCAGCAGAATCGAGTTCTGGGTGGTCTCGAGCTTCTCGCGGGTCGCGTCATGGGCCGCCCGTTCCGCCTCCAGTGCCTGCTCCGAAGCCGCCAGACGTGCGCGCATCGCCTCCGCAAAAGCGCGCAATTCTGCGGGATCAACAGGGAGTTCGAGATCGTCGGGAGACACGCTTCCCGATAGCAGAATCCGGCCTTCCGCCCAAGCAGAAAGCCCGGAAATGCGGCGATTATCGCGTCAAATCTGCTCCGGCAGGCGGGGCGGATCGGGGGGCCACTGTGCGCCGCCAATCCATCGCTTCGATCAGCAGCGCAAACTGCGCCGGGGTCAGCACGACACCGCCTTCGATGAGCGGCGGCCATACGAAACGGCTCCGTTCCAAACGCTTGGCGAACAGGCAAAGCCCGGTGCCATCCCAGTGCAGCGCCTTCAGGTAATTGCCGCTCTTGCTGCGAAACAGGAAGACATGCCCGCCGTAGGGCTCGACTGCGAATAGCGGGCGGACCAGCGCCGCCAGCCCATCGAAACCGAGCCGCATGCTGACCGGCTTGCTCGCCAGATAGACCTTCGTTCCGGGCGCAAGCGAGATCACGAGACATCCCGGAATGCTCGCAGCACTCGGGCCAGCGCCTTCTCGTTGACGTAGCTGTCCACCGACAGGCGAACGCCGCTGGGCAAATCTATGTCTATCGCGCCGGGGCGCGCACCTGGATGGGGGCGGATGAGTTCCTCCGACACTGATGGCACCGGCGGCGAAACAGGTCGCGGCGCCTTCTGGGGTTCAGGCACCGCTGGCGCAGCTGCGGGCTCCGTCGTTATGATCGCGCCGTAGGGAATGAACTCAAGCGCCTCACTGGCAATGGCTGCTGCCTGGCGGCGCGCCGACCGCCAGTTATAGATCAGGCTCTCGGCAATCTCATGGCGCTCAGCCACCTGACGGACCGATACGCCGTCCGCATCTGCCTCGGCAAGGATCGCCGCCTTCTCGGCATCCGAAAACTTCCTGCGCCGTTCGGTGCGCGCGATGATCTCCACCCGATCCTTCACTTGGCCTCCTTCTGGAGTCCAGAAAGAGACTCCTTAGCGGAGGTCCATCAGCGCCAAGCCGAAATGCCGCAACACGCGGGAGGCCGTACGCTTACCTCCAGCGGGCATCGCGATCCTTCTGCCGGATCTTCGCAGGGTTATCCTGCCAGCGCTCGGGGATCCGGCCCTCCTTGATGGCCGCCTTCTCCTCCTCGGTGTTCCGCTGCTTCGGGGCTGGCACCACGGTGGCGTCGATGATCTGCCCGCCCATGGCGAGGTAGCCTCGGTCGGTCAGCGCGGCATCGAAGCGGGCAAATAACCTGTCGATCGCCTTGGCCTTCACCAGACGCTCCCGGAACAGCCACACCGTCGTCGCATCGGGCACCGTGCCGTCGAGCCCGAGCCCCAGAAAGCGCTGGAATGAGAGGCGGTCCTTGATCTGGAACTCGGTCGCTTCGTCCGATAGCGAGTACAGCGCCTGCAGCACCAGGATCTTGAACATGAGCACCGGGTCGAAGGCTGGGCGGCCACTCTTGCCGCGAGGACTACGACGCAGCGCAGCGACCAGCGGGCCGCGGAAAACCTCGAAATCCACAACCGCCGCCAGACGCTCCAGCGGATCGCCCGCCGCGCTCAACGCCTCATATCGGTTCGAAAGATCGAAGAAACCCGGCTGACCTGCCATCATCGCCTCCGCTATCGCGTAAAGGCAGTGAATCACTTCAGGCCGTCAGGCGCCACGAGTTTTTCGAGGTGTCCAGCTTGGTATAAGGGGTCACGTCAACTCCGCCGCAGTGCTGCCACCCACGGGCCGCGGAAAACCTCGAGGTCGGCGACAGTCGCAAGCCGTTCAAGCGGATCGCCTGCAGCGCTCAACGCCTCGTATCAGTCCGAAAGATCGAAGAAACTCGACTGTCCCGCAATCATCGCCTCCACCGTCGCGCAAAGACAGTGAATCACCTCAAGCCGCTAGGCGCCAGCGGTTTTTCGAGGTGTCCAATTGTTCGGTTCTTCGAGGTGTCCAATTGTTCGGTTCTTCGAGGTGTCCAACTTGCGGAAATAGCCCATCGCGAGGATGAAAAACAACATCCAGAACAAGTGACCTTCGCCACGTATCCAGATGATACCGACCATTGCGTTGACGATATTGGCCATTACCATCAACGCAAATATCCTCGCGTTATAACTATTTGTTCGCTTCGGCAGCAACCCCCAGAAAATCATGCCGTAAATACAGATTGCACCTGTGAATCCAACAGCATAAAGTATCTGCAGAATAGCATTGTGAGGCTCTTCACGACCATTTAACCAGTTGGGTGCAATGTAAAGAAAATTCCCAAAACCATAGCCAAAAATTGGTCGTTGAACAATTAAATCCCAAGCATAGCTCCATAGCCATAGTCGCGCACTTGCAGAGGACATCTGCCCATTACCAACTTCATTGAGCGATAACAATCTTTCTGTCTGCGCGTGGAACAAGCCCATCAATTGTATTATGAAAATTGCTGAAAAAACAAACACCACAGAACAAATTATTATTACGATTGAGCGCGAGTTTTGGCGAACACGTAACAAAATAATAAAACTAAATATAATTTCAACCACGAATGAAGACCGATTTCCTATTAAAATTGTCACCATTATTTGCAGTAAATACATAGGAATATATTTTATTTTCTTATTCTGCAACGCACACCACAAGGAACTCAGCGAGCTAAAAACCAAAAGGGCGCCAATGTAATTTTTATGAACAATGTTCCCGGCTATATATATATAGTACTCTTCAGGTCCGTTTGAGGCATACTGCCCACGTAGTATTTGCAGCACAACAAATGCCGAAAGAAAAGATCCAGATATTGCAATTACACTCTCTATAGGCATGCGCCCAACATTCCGAATGTATTGCGCCTTAGCAATCATTAAAGAGAATGGTATAATGCACAGAAAAACAAAATACTTAAACAAAGCACCAAAATCGACGCTATTACCACCAACAATGGTGCATACAATAATAATCAAATATGATAGCGAGGATATTATTAATATCCTTAAATCTCTCCCGTTAACAACTCCCCGGCGAGACAGCAAAACCCCAAAAGAATACACCGCCATCAAAGAAACAGAGACATCCACCGGGCTAATATAACCCACTGGAGTTCCAATAGATATTGGAACAAAGCATAAAATTATTGAAAATAATAACAAGAACTTCATTTCAAAAATTCTTTCTGAATTATATTACGTCAAATGCACTGGAAGATTTTTTCCTCTCCCAATTCTCGGAGTAAATTCCATAATCCTCATCGTGTCCACTGTCCTTTAACTCATAAAGGCACGCAGCCAAATAGCCCTGTTCGCGGGCGATGCGCAGAGTATTCTTTATAAGAATATTTTGACCTTCCTGGCTAACCACGTCCAGATCATTCCCGGCGGTTCTCCAACCAAACTCAGTAATCATAATTGGTTTTTTTGAAAAATCCCCATAATCAAACCAATTTTTTATATTTTTAAGGAACGAGTTCGTGCGCAATAAAATATTTTCGACAGACCCCCCTCTCACATACGGATGAACAGAAATTATATCTATATAAATTCCCACATCAGAATTTATAAATTTCCTCATATAATTATCCATAGAAGGATTGTCATTAAATCTATTAAGAGTGAACGCAGAAAAACTCCCTGCTAAAACTTTATTTTTAGGATCAACCTCATGAATCACATCGCTTGATAACCTAATTATATCAAGGTAACGCTCAACACTAGTATAACTTGTCCCCCCATTCCTCGTATCCCACTCATTCCAAATTTCATAATAATCAATTTTTGACTTAAAATGGGATGCTACAAATTTGACGTACCTTACGAATGCCTGGACAGCCTCGAACGATATTGGCTTATCCCCGTTGTCATAGAAACTATTTCCATAATCTAAAATTATAATACTTGACATGCCCAGTGAATTAATACGATTGACTATATCATCGAATCTATCCGGCATAACCAAAACGCCCTTGGTAACCTCCACAGATTTCCATGGCAGGTCCCATCGTACAAATTTAAAGGTGCTACGCGACAAAGCTGCAAATGTCTTGTCTAGCTCTTGCGGGGATGCAC
Proteins encoded:
- the istA gene encoding IS21 family transposase, whose amino-acid sequence is MRHVREILRLSLDAGLSTRVVGERVGVGPTTVRDTLRRFGWSGLTWPVPAEMTDADLEGRLYGVSGVKPGRRKQPEPDWSVVARELKRKHVTLQVLWEEYYAAHPDGYRYSRWCDLFRRWEGRLPLVMRQSHAGGEKMFVDYAGDTVPVVVNRRTGEVRGAHLFVAVLGGSSLSFACATWTEQFPDWVEGHNAAFRYFGGVTQLLVPDNAKVAVIKACHFDPMVNRGYTDLARHYGTAVLPARPRKPKDKAKVEACVGIVERWVLGRLRNRIFYSLAEVNAAIAECLADLNERRVLRQFGKTRRQLFEEIDAPNLKPLPAEPWVHAEWKRCRVGLDYHIALDRHHYSVPWRFARREVEARFTVRTVEIFLDGERIAVHMRGSGNGRHTTIPEHMPSSHRRYREWTPAKIREEAARIGPMLSLLVEKIIEDRPHPEQGYRSCLGIIALAKRFGAERLEAAALRALEIGARNYPSVKSILEKGLDRIPAPKSPEREPILHTNIRGSGYYH
- the tnpB gene encoding IS66 family insertion sequence element accessory protein TnpB (TnpB, as the term is used for proteins encoded by IS66 family insertion elements, is considered an accessory protein, since TnpC, encoded by a neighboring gene, is a DDE family transposase.); translation: MISLAPGTKVYLASKPVSMRLGFDGLAALVRPLFAVEPYGGHVFLFRSKSGNYLKALHWDGTGLCLFAKRLERSRFVWPPLIEGGVVLTPAQFALLIEAMDWRRTVAPRSAPPAGADLTR
- a CDS encoding transposase, with amino-acid sequence MKDRVEIIARTERRRKFSDAEKAAILAEADADGVSVRQVAERHEIAESLIYNWRSARRQAAAIASEALEFIPYGAIITTEPAAAPAVPEPQKAPRPVSPPVPSVSEELIRPHPGARPGAIDIDLPSGVRLSVDSYVNEKALARVLRAFRDVS
- a CDS encoding O-antigen ligase is translated as MKFLLLFSIILCFVPISIGTPVGYISPVDVSVSLMAVYSFGVLLSRRGVVNGRDLRILIISSLSYLIIIVCTIVGGNSVDFGALFKYFVFLCIIPFSLMIAKAQYIRNVGRMPIESVIAISGSFLSAFVVLQILRGQYASNGPEEYYIYIAGNIVHKNYIGALLVFSSLSSLWCALQNKKIKYIPMYLLQIMVTILIGNRSSFVVEIIFSFIILLRVRQNSRSIVIIICSVVFVFSAIFIIQLMGLFHAQTERLLSLNEVGNGQMSSASARLWLWSYAWDLIVQRPIFGYGFGNFLYIAPNWLNGREEPHNAILQILYAVGFTGAICIYGMIFWGLLPKRTNSYNARIFALMVMANIVNAMVGIIWIRGEGHLFWMLFFILAMGYFRKLDTSKNRTIGHLEEPNNWTPRKTAGA
- a CDS encoding glycosyl hydrolase, producing the protein MNYISGRRTFLRRVVFGYFGAFTLNWGKKSHGATKPFSVGVCAHLWSASPQELDKTFAALSRSTFKFVRWDLPWKSVEVTKGVLVMPDRFDDIVNRINSLGMSSIIILDYGNSFYDNGDKPISFEAVQAFVRYVKFVASHFKSKIDYYEIWNEWDTRNGGTSYTSVERYLDIIRLSSDVIHEVDPKNKVLAGSFSAFTLNRFNDNPSMDNYMRKFINSDVGIYIDIISVHPYVRGGSVENILLRTNSFLKNIKNWFDYGDFSKKPIMITEFGWRTAGNDLDVVSQEGQNILIKNTLRIAREQGYLAACLYELKDSGHDEDYGIYSENWERKKSSSAFDVI